Proteins from a single region of Hordeum vulgare subsp. vulgare chromosome 6H, MorexV3_pseudomolecules_assembly, whole genome shotgun sequence:
- the LOC123402797 gene encoding uncharacterized protein LOC123402797 gives MGITRAHIVKNDSLEDRLGDYVGGKPRRASLGAAAKHSSRLVAALTCLQLAFAIYATFLLYYMSPAVDLRAKPDFAWATRIAQRWKQSIMPGAPGGGGDPLSPQEVCEHESIEFEQKKSTDALMIRLKRELYDEVLAFQRRSFAAETLPELLRMRSRWPSPPSDEVSRPRVTVILNHFKRRTLCAQLDTLRRQTLPFHRAWVLAFGSPNEASLRRIVESYNDSRVSFVASGYDFKYYGRFQMALQAESDFVYVLDDDMIPGTRMLEILCHVAGTDKYRNSVLGSIGRILPFRGKDFTFPSYRKFRSREAGLYLPDPAYDITVDRIVQVDFLSSSWFLATELVKTLFIETPFTFMTGEDLHLSYQLQKYMGAGSFVLPVDPSDKETWGDSEHRLAYVSETTVIFKDIVTVRDEQWWRALTSGYVTQWAAMNPQKVDALFYAHSLGEVRALAPLLEKFRTTSGRKAYLVVSGGGHCPCEEAAAVLKWPKVVCKERRFKVFDLALGALSGPSRSEVPVLQAVYSSMRGLVRMHNPSVLVAVADVDGKVKDALRMAAEAAINQTALVLLPRKTIPKVLWMATLRPASLPNWNKMRISVNIITQTRAGSLGRLLSSLKNAYYLGDEVPISFNMDSKVDAATLNTVNTFVWPHGGKTLRRRIIQGGLIRAVSESWYPASDDDYGLLLEDDIEVSPYYYLWVKYALLAYRYDPTVSLPELSSISLYTPRLVEVTKERPRWNATAFFGATKHGANTPYLHQLPCSWGAVFFPKHWREFYAYMAARFTEDAKTNPVQIPRSRTNGWQASWKKFLIDMMYLRGYVSLYPNFPNQTSFSTNHMEPGAHISAKDNKLKHNKGDFEVPLVADDFAPLLPSGKMPPASKLPVLNLFNQPVSIKGLKAAGAKLRQDVLSCVATQLVSVDHVTGLPKNCTAF, from the exons ATGGGCATCACCCGCGCGCACATCGTCAAGAATGACTCCCTGGAGGACAGGCTGGGCGACTACGTCGGCGGCAAGCCGAGGCGCGCGTCGTTGGGGGCGGCGGCGAAGCACTCGTCGCGCCTCGTGGCGGCGCTCACCTGCCTCCAGCTCGCCTTCGCCATCTACGCCACCTTCCTGCTCTACTACATGAGCCCCGCCGTGGACCTCCGCGCCAAGCCCGACTTCGCCTGGGCCACCCGCATCGCGCAGCGCTGGAAGCAGAGCATCATGCCGGGGgcgcccggcggcggcggcgacccgCTGTCGCCGCAGGAGGTGTGCGAGCACGAGAGCATCGAGTTCGAGCAGAAGAAGTCCACCGACGCCCTCATGATCCGCCTCAAGCGCGAGCTCTACGACGAGGTGCTCGCCTTCCAGCGCCGCTCCTTCGCCGCCGAGACGCTCCCCGAGCTCCTCCGCATGCGCTCCCGCTGGCCGTCCCCGCCGTCCGACGAGGTGAGCCGGCCGCGGGTCACGGTCATCCTCAACCACTTCAAGCGCCGCACGCTGTGCGCGCAGCTGGACACGCTGCGGCGCCAGACGCTGCCGTTCCACCGCGCCTGGGTGCTCGCCTTCGGGAGCCCCAACGAGGCCTCGCTCCGCCGCATCGTCGAGAGCTACAACGACTCCCGCGTCAGCTTCGTCGCCTCCGGCTACGACTTCAAGTACTACGGCCGCTTCCAGATGGCGCTGCAGGCCGAGTCCGACTTCGTCTACGTGCTCGACGACGACATGATCCCCGGCACCCGTATGCTCGAGATACTCTGCCACGTCGCCGGCACCGACAAGTACCGCAACTCCGTGCTCGGCAGCATCGGCCGCATCCTCCCGTTCCGGGGCAAGGACTTCACCTTCCCGAGCTACCGCAAGTTCCGGTCGCGGGAGGCCGGCCTCTACCTCCCCGACCCGGCCTACGACATCACCGTCGACCGGATCGTGCAGGTGGACTTCCTCTCCAGCTCCTGGTTCCTGGCCACGGAGCTCGTCAAGACGCTCTTCATCGAGACGCCCTTCACCTTCATGACCGGCGAGGACCTGCACCTCAGCTACCAGCTGCAGAAGTACATGGGCGCCGGCTCTTTCGTGCTCCCCGTCGACCCCAGCGACAAGGAGACGTGGGGCGACAGCGAGCACCGCCTGGCCTACGTCTCTGAGACGACGGTCATCTTCAAGGACATCGTGACTGTGCGCGATGAGCAGTGGTGGCGCGCGCTCACCTCCGGCTACGTCACCCAGTGGGCGGCCATGAACCCGCAGAAGGTGGACGCGCTCTTCTACGCGCACTCCCTCGGCGAGGTCAGGGCGCTGGCGCCGCTGCTCGAGAAGTTCCGCACAACCTCCGGCCGGAAGGCGTACCTCGTCGTGTCTGGCGGCGGCCACTGCCCCTGCGAGGAGGCCGCGGCCGTGCTCAAGTGGCCCAAGGTGGTGTGCAAGGAGCGACGGTTCAAGGTGTTCGACCTGGCCCTCGGCGCGCTCTCCGGCCCGTCTCGGTCCGAGGTGCCCGTGCTGCAGGCCGTGTACTCCAGCATGCGTGGCCTAGTCCGGATGCACAACCCCAGCGTGCTCGTCGCCGTGGCCGATGTCGACGGCAAGGTCAAGGACGCCCTCCGCATGGCCGCCGAAGCCGCCATCAACCAAACCGCCCTCGTCCTCCTCCCCAGAAAGACCATCCCCAAGGTGCTCTGGATGGCCACCCTCCGCCCCGCCTCACTGCCAA ACTGGAACAAGATGAGGATCTCGGTGAACATCATCACGCAGACGCGCGCGGGGTCCCTGGGGCGGCTGCTGAGCTCGCTGAAGAACGCCTACTACCTGGGCGACGAGGTGCCCATCAGCTTCAACATGGACAGCAAGGTGGACGCGGCGACACTCAACACGGTGAACACATTCGTCTGGCCGCACGGCGGGAAGACGCTGCGCCGCCGCATCATCCAGGGCGGGCTCATCCGCGCCGTGAGCGAGAGCTGGTACCCGGCCTCCGACGACGACTACGGCCTCCTGCTCGAGGACGACATCGAGGTGTCCCCCTACTACTACCTCTGGGTCAAGTACGCGCTGCTCGCCTACCGCTACGACCCCACCGTGTCCCTCCCGGAGCTCTCCTCCATCTCGCTCTACACGCCCCGGCTCGTCGAGGTGACCAAGGAGCGGCCGCGGTGGAACGCCACGGCCTTCTTCGGCGCCACCAAGCACGGCGCCAACACGCCCTACCTCCACCAGCTCCCCTGCAGCTGGGGCGCCGTCTTCTTCCCCAAGCACTGGCGCGAGTTCTACGCCTACATGGCGGCGCGCTTCACCGAGGACGCCAAGACGAACCCCGTGCAGATCCCGAGGTCGCGCACCAACGGCTGGCAGGCGTCGTGGAAGAAGTTCCTCATCGACATGATGTACCTGCGCGGCTACGTCAGCCTCTACCCCAACTTCCCCAACCAGACCAGCTTCTCCACCAACCACATGGAGCCCGGGGCGCACATCAGCGCCAAGGACAACAAGCTCAAGCACAACAAGGGCGACTTCGAGGTGCCGCTCGTCGCCGACGACTTCGCGCCGCTGCTGCCGTCCGGCAAGATGCCGCCGGCGTCCAAGCTGCCCGTGCTCAACCTCTTCAACCAGCCAGTGTCCATCAAGGGGCTCAAGGCCGCCGGGGCCAAGCTCCGGCAGGACGTCCTCAGCTGCGTCGCCACCCAGCTCGTCTCCGTCGACCACGTCACCGGCTTACCCAAGAACTGCACCGCCTTCTGA